CAATTCTACCACATCACCTTCAAGCCACATGCTTCCACTTCCtaacttgaaattttattttattttatttcttttatctcTTCCCTAGCCCTTTCTTTTCTTAAACACTGACCATATACCCGCGCTTTACCACGGGTACGATAGGTATgttcttaattatatttataaaatatagtatatatttctattaaatatatatattaaatatatatttgtatcaacatttaatttcaaaatataaaattttgttacgTATTGTTTCTAGTTATTTGATAGTTCCTGTTTAGATTCCTAGGGTtccgtaatttttcaaaaattttcttaagcaaaaaaaaaaaaatgtaatatacTTATTTTTAGGCCAGTTtgtccaaaaaatatatattctctttttgtatttttttaattcttattgTTCCCACTTTATTCAGATCATTTTTGTCGATCCATGCaaacaatatcaaaaattaaaaatattataattaaaaataaatagtgattACTTAATTCGTAGGTTTTCAATTGACagactttataaattttttaaaatttacgaacatatatttaattttgtaagaaatttctaaatttagcaCAATTAAGCACCAATGCGAAgaaattagatataatttattttaaaattcggaCTTACAATAGAtagataacaaaaaataaaggagTACTCTAGTTCGTTTAATAGTTAGTTAAGCAATGAAGCAAACCAATTTAGAAAAATAGCGctcaaaattttacataatttaggatttaaaattttaaatttaggagttgaaaatttgaaaataaattaaaatttcgatatccaaaatttaaaattttataatataaaattttaaaaacgtGTTATCCTCCAAACCATTCCTTAAAATGGATAGAAGTAGACCAGATCAatggggagagagaaaaaaaaaaatcaaaaattttcctgtgaaataatatatatatatattttttaatatcctGTAAATTAAAATgcatcattttagtaccctacaACTTCGTTTTTCCGATCTATAAAATACCTGGCATTGATTTATGAAaaattcactttaataccatatgtttagtattttataattttaactcgaaaaaaataacaaaaaaaaaactcagaatactaaaataatatactttaaattataaggtattcaaataaaaaaatgcaccCATAAGAATGATATTTAAACTGTTTCCAAAAAAAAGGCCTAAAAAACTATACCGCAAACAAAGTCAATCGCTTCATCCATTCATGTACATGAAAGAAACGTACACAACCAAATTAAGATTACACACCACACAACACAAACCTGCTCCTTTGACGCGAATTCAAACTCAACTCAGCTCCAACGTTTACTCTGTTTTCTTGGAGTGGTCGGGCTTGCTCGCCGGGGcgtgatctttgccggtccttcCGGCGTCCTCCGTGGAGGCCCTGACGTTATCTTTGGCCGCCTGCTTGTCCTCGGCGGCCTTGGCGACGGTCTCGGCCCCGTCCCGCTGCTTGAAGTACATCTCGAAAGCCCGCGGCAGGAACTGCGGGATCAAGAACACGAGCAGGTTGACGGAGAAGTAGACCAAGTTGGCCACCGCAAGTGACCTCCCGAACCACATCCACCCAACATCCTTCACCGGTAACACACAAATAACACGAAAAATAtgttagtattttgattttaaaacaagtgatttaaaacttcttcAAAAGCCCATAtgtattaaaacttaaatttgatcttTGGACTTTGTGGGCAGCCCACTGTCAATGGGCCTTGCCTGGGAGCCCAAGCTTTGGTCTCTTTTCATGTggtgtttagtcccacattggaaagaGACCCTCACTTGCTTTGGTTTATATACTTCTTTATTCTCATTGTTATTACTTGGGAAGTGATGAGAGTGGAACTCTCGTCTAAATACACGCACGCGCGCACGAGCcgagccgggccgggcggcggcgcgcgtgaACCCGGTTcactttatttttgttacacttttcattttattattttatttttgactttACCTGGATTAGGTCCAGATTTGGTCCAGTCGAAGGGTCGCACCTCGGGACTCAACCAGCCCCAACGGTCTACCTCGGGAAGGTGGTCTTCCCGTTGGAACCCTTCTTTTACTCTCCTATTTACTAGGGTGAGCGGCTGGGTTAGGTGAGTAATGAAATACAGAAACCCTAACCCGAGCctcttcccttctctctcttctccttcttcttcactgttTTGCTGGATCTCTGAAAGCTGTGACGGTTCGTTCTTGCACCACCCTGAAgccgtgccgacggggtggacgaaggtcgttgtatcgctaggagtgattgccggcgcctcgtacgtggaggggcaatcttgcttctaggacagtgcaatCGCACGCCTCGACTCACAGGCTCCATCTAATCCTTTATTCTCTATAGCTTTTATTCATTGCGTTCTTAATCAACGTTTCTAAAAACAGTGGATAAATTGTTTTCAAACAAAActgtttatacaaatatttgactAAAGATTTCAAAAGAGAACTAATTTTTCCAACAAAATAAACATTAATTTCGCTGCTCATCAgttgtttaatatatataaatggctCGGATATATTTCGTAACTCATTTTTCACTCTACTTATTTTTTATGACATTGTACTACTCTATTTAAAGTACTATACTtcgttttaaaattaaaaattttaaaataatttcgctcaccataaaaaaaaattagtgcttGTACAAAGTGCGCCAAATATTTcactttttcataaaaaaaaataggctaaattgtaaaaaattttctgtcaaaattcgatttttcactttttctttctatcatttaaaaacctacactttgcccccttataaaataaaaaatgttcataaACGGTACGGTGTGaattgtgatgacaaaatgataattttatccCTTACCATcttcacagaaaaaaaaactgagAATATTtgtggcataaaaaaatatataataatattttataagtaaaatcttaacggattactaacggtaggAGACGAAatgaacatttttattttacaaagaagcaaaatataatttttaaatgatagaaagaaaaagtaaaaaatcggatATTGAccgaaaaattttatatataattttgccAAGAAAATATGTGCTTGTGCTTCTTGCGTGCCATCTTTGTGTTGTAAGTTATGTTTCCATTAAAAACtataaaacattttaaaattttttatactatacaATTATGATCGCAATCGCTATTGGCCTTATACTATAATTTAGATTTGGACGACTGACAATATTCTATTCATTTAtcgtccttttctttttattttattttaaactcaCGTTTGGGACTGTTGCCTTACATCAAACATACTATTCAATAcgtttatcataaaaaaaaaaaaaaaaaaaatctcaagttTGATGGATATGAGTAAGAACGAAATAAAacactaaataaaaatttaataaacaaaataaaactctGACTAAATTTAAAGGACACTCTGATTTTCCTTTGGAAACCCAGAATTTttatcttatcatttttttaatactatttttttttagttcaaaATCTATGATCAGGATGCATGGTAAGGTTTacacctttcttttttttagatttgCAAATAATATTTCCTTCATaaaattgttttaaattttaatagtaaaaacatTGATAcaattagtaaaaaataattatatttagatAAGCGGAGTGTAAAGTTTAATTTGTCCCTAACCCAAAGGTGTTCAGTTAGCattacttttccttttcttttttaatcgaGGTAATTAACAACACGAGGACAGGCGTGCTCCATGCttatccaaaattaaataaaaaataaaaaatattatttttagtactatattattaaaaaaaaaagactcaaTTGTAGAGCATGAAAAAAgactaaattatatttagataaatagtgtaaattttatcCCTAATCCAATACCACCTagtactatattattaaataaccAAACGGCTACTTAAAGAGTAATGTTACCCATAGATCGACTcccaaaaagaaagagcaaccTTATATATGTACACCTCATTTTAGGGTCTACATTTTACATATTAGGAATccgatttatttttatttttattttttcttctcttccactttctctccccctctttctcATATgttgaaagaagaaggagagaataAAAAGagcatttaaattaaattaaactcatcaatctatttttttttttttttttaagagagagatagatagcacgctatctgcttcgtttatttcatttagaaataaacttagttgaaaatgtgaattaactaggatttgaacttggatctcgaatatcaactattaaattctttgccacttgctccagggacggtcggtaaactCATCAATCTATCTAAAAGGTAAAaggtgtaagatatacaccttaatataaagtatttttttttattaaaagtaaAACTAGGTGCTTGCACCCGTGGATTGGATGTTAACCACGAGTCACGTTGTCGGATGGATGAGGTATTAAATATACATCTTAAATGAGTTGTCGGATGGATgagatattaaatatatatacatcttaAATGGGGCGTACACGTACACGTAGCATTGCTCTaacataatttataaataaataaacaatcaCCTGACCAACAAATCataatgccttttttttttttaaattatttatccaTCGtatcataatttatttatttataaacaaCTCTATTTTTATGATAGTTTCGATTGCGGGACGTATTTTGGTGTCGTCGGTGCTACACAGAAGACAAGGTTGTTACCTGAAGgttggcggtggcggtggcggtggcggggAGGGCCTTGTTGATCCAGACGTCGTGGACCCAGTCGATGACGACGAAGACCCTCCGGACGGTGTAGAGCATGGGCACGAGCGCCCGCACCGGCGGCGAGAAGATCCCCAGCCCGCCGACCACGTTCTCCGTGAGTATCTGGCACGACAGCAGGAACAGGTGCGGCGTCGCCGACCGCACCGCGTGGTCGTCCCCGCGCGCGAACCCCCCCAGCACGTACGCCAGCGGCAGGAACAGCCCCACCGTCGTCCCCACCACCACGTACCCCCGGAACCACCCCCGCCCCCGGAATATCTCCTCATCccccgccgactccgccgaccCCGCCCCCCGGTGCGCCGGGAACGCCAGCCGCGACAGCACGGCCACGTACAGCGTCGCCAAGGCCGGGAACAGGAGGTCGATGAGCGGCACCAGCCCGCTCGCCGAGAACACCATGATGAACGCCACCAGCTGCAGCTCGATCACCCGCAGCGACCCCATCACGCCGCCCATCAccgcctgctgctgctgctgctgctgctgtggcCTTTTCCCCGGCCCCGACGACGCCGCAGCTGCAGGCGGTTCCGGATGCGACCGCGGGGCCACCGCCAGTGACAGGCCCGACATTATTCCTATcacagtagtagtagtagtaataataataacaataatcaGAATAATTGGTTTGAATCTTTATCGTAGCAAAACTCAAAAAGAGTCAGAACAGAAAGAACCCGAAAAATAGAAGGAGAAGACGGGTTAACTGTtgttaatgtatatatatatatttggatggTAAAGGAGAGTGTGgatatagtttttaattttggtaGGTTGTGACCTGTGTCTaggggtgttttttttttaaattaattaattaattgggaGGAGGGCCACGTGGCGGTGGGAGGTACGCGGGAGTGACACTTGGAGGGGCACGTGGAGATTGAAGAGCGTGCGTAGGATATGGCGGTGCGGCGTATTTGGTTACTCAGCTTGGAGACCGCTTCAGTTGGTGTAaagcttaattattattattattattattattattattattgtggaaaactttaaaaaattttatgtagtttcgcatttttttattttactaccctgtgatttcaagtgtattaagttagtattttatgattttaattttttttttattatctatttcggagtatataatttaacgaaatattaaactacagaatactaaagtatgaaagtgcgaaattacaggatactaacttgatacacttaaaaCCACAGGTtaataaaatgagaaagttCGAAACCACcggaggggtttttgaagtttcaccttattattattttctaataagtttttttttttaatatgtaaaaaattttctaaaatatatttttatatttcataagaaattatagtatttttgtttctcaaaaataaaagcgTAGGAACATGTATCTTCacggaaaataattttttagtaatcaattatttttaatagCGTGTTTTATGTCAGATGCTATCCAACGCTATTGGGccaaaatagaataatatattactttatatttcagCAGGatcacaaaaattaaattttaatcaaattattacgatcgttacaaattaaataacttatttttatagtaataagtaaaatattaatttttgcatcatattttttttatataaaactgaGACGCACCGATCGACTTGGGCTGGATTTGGTTGAATAGAAAGATTTGGCCCATTCACTCTTGCGTTCATAGGCCGAGAACATGGATTTTTTGTTTGTCATTTCAACAAAAGCCTTCCAAAttcaaggggaaaaaaaaaaaaaaaaagttgcacgGTTTGATTAAAATCGGACGGGTTCATCGGTTCAATAGTTGAGCCACCATTCAAATGGTTCAAAATGACTTTTTGACTTAATCTATTCGAAAGATTGATTTGAACCGCTTTATAGATTGAATCACGGCTCTCGTTGGTGGTTGAATTACTAGTTTTGACTCCACAATTATGGAGTAGGTGGAGTATGTTGGATGTGAATGCTAAAAACTCTATTTTCTAGTAATTTAAGCTAATCAATTGTTTCTAACACAAATAGTAAAGAATTTGATAGTTAATATTCGAGGTCTAGAATTCGAAgtcaaattattttacattttcagataagtttatttctaaaataaagtaaatgaagcagatagtaTGCAACTTTTCTCTAGcaaccaaaaataataatttaagcttttttttttttttatcaaaaacaTTAGAGAAAGAGGTCCTTGAGTTTGATTCCCGCTAAATTCgccaatttaatttaatgtcCTGAGCCTATCAGACACTCTCGAATCCAAGCGGAAGGGGAATGTCGaatattaatctaaaaaaaaaaaagaattaaaaaaaattatgtttttacaGCTTTAGCATTTTGAAGGAGAATAAACATTGTTTACTATAATATATCTAGAATTTagaataattctatatataatgtGTAGTCGTGTATCTTTTAATTCGATTATAGTATTTTCGGTGGTTGTTAGACCCAAAAAGATTAACTTGACCAAGCGAGTCTAGGGCTAGAGctagtagttctaggatggatgacccaCTCCCAGAAAAATGTGTCACCATTGGTGTCAGAGCTAATCATCAGCAGTAaatatgagatgagtcttgACTGAGTCAGAATTATATAGCGGACAAGAGAGCAGCTCTCTGTCGATGACCATTGTGGGTGAATGTAGCTCTCCATAAGACCAGTTAACACTAGCGAGAcgaatctcacatcgcttggtgcTTATAAGTATACTTGAGTTTAACGAGGGCATCAAAACATAAAAGGTGAGAAAATGTGATTTCAAGGATTTGAAAGTTGTAATAGGACTACATCTTTTAAATCGGCTATAACATTTTGAGTAGTAGTTAGGTTCAAGAAGTTAAAAGGGTTGAGCAAGCTTAGTGCTAAAATAATTCTAGAATAGATGACTCTCTTGGAAGCAAGACGTCACATTTACTATAGGAAAGATGATTATTTGTCGAGAATTGTTTATGACCAATTTAAGATGCTCacaatttgcatatttttttatagaaaatttcagTTTATCCCCAGAATTAGTCTTAACCCAAATTTTTATATGCTGCAAGTAggattttttaaatagtaataaattttcTACACTACTTGTGTCCAAATTaaacttattttcttttaaaaaaaggttggaaatttatcattatcattattcatATCTATGACCATCCATTAGTTTTTTGCGGCGAATGATAAAACTTTTGTGGCAAATATATTCGCCAAAAATGCTGGGCATCTTTTGTGACGAATCGGTTTTAACCATATATAATAAGCTTTTGCAACGGTTCCATATATAGTGGCGTATcaacaacaaaataatttttgccacaaattaaagattttttgagataaatttttataatttatgacTATTTGTTTCTCAGATTGGCTCAAATAGAATAAGCTTCTTATGGGGTTGTAATCGTATTCTTAGTTAAGTAATCAGGCCCATCATTGTAATAGATTTTTTGACATCACTTGTGTATCTCACTTGGGTAAGGCACTcagaaaacaacaaaataaaataagcacTTCCATAAAAAGGGCCtccgcgtcgtcgtcgtcgtcgaaggcggcggaggaggcagaggaggagggagagggagagggcgagaAAGGCGGGGAAGGGCGAAAGAGGGCAAGAGAGGTGTCGTCGTccagtggaggagggtcggaaagcaaaaaaaaaaaaaaaaaaagaagtcgcAGGCGCGCCTCTGCGGCAATCGCAGTCGGAGGCGGGGAAGCAAGGGGTGTGtggcgagggtgagggcatgAGGGATGAGAGGCGGGCAGGCCGTTTCCTCCTCTGCCTTTGCATCTGCTGTCTTCTtctaaggaaaaaaagaaaaaaaaaaaaaaaaagaagggattttgattaatttactgaaaattcggaccgaatctgtaaaaccGAAAAAGACGGCCGAGTTTTGCAAAACctcaaaatttgtgaatttttttatgcaaattgaccaaaaaaaatataataaatagattttttgaaaaaaattataatatgatGGGTAAATTTCAGAGGCAATTTCCATTGGTTGAAAATGTAGATGATATAATACAGCTGTAATATTATAGAGCTACAGTTTTTGGTAAtatagtaataattttttatttttcatttagtTTATCTTACAAAATAGGAATCTTACAAGTACTAATGGTTTGGCGCAtggttaaataattaaattaaattgaaaccATAAGAGGCCATTAATAATATTGAAcgcataaaaattaatttgggaagcttattaagtaaataaaaagaataattaccttataaaaatttagaaatttaatagttcaattaaattttttaaagtttggaTATCTATTTCAAATGAGTAATGTTCCATCACTTAGAGGGGTTTTTGTTTTCATTATTAAAGAACGTgcataaattacataaattaaaGCAATGTATTAAAAATCTCTGGTCAAAGTTACTTGGTCAAGAGTTCCAAATGCAGCGTcccatcataaatatttaactattatttttaattttatagaaaatatatagatattattattataatttcatacTTATTTGTAAAATACTAATTTATAAGCCGATTTAAGTAGATATAAGtttttatgttttactttttataagacGAATTTGTGCAATCAGAAAATAAACTTACCTAAGTTGATTTAAActattgaattttaatatgacttgacCAAAAAATTTGATCAGCTTGACTAAAATCAgacttgaattttttataatttattataattataatttcttataattataattcaatCCAAGAGGTGACATTTTGATCTTCAAACTAGAATCTATTAAAAATTCTgtcttgaattttttaaattattataatttagtgTCACATAATTCATTCCAATTGACTAAATATATATGCGTcgtcaataaaaaataatgtgacAATATTATGATGACGACGTGATAATGATTAAGATGCCACATCATTTTTAAATTAGCAATGCATCAATACTtagataattaaattaagttgtaAAATTTCATTGCCACGTTTAGAAAGTTtgacttataaaattataacaaattaaaatgagAAATGCTTTGGGTCCCTCACTTATTTGCACCCAAAAATGTTGTTGATGTGGCGACACTCTACATTTATCGGGTTTAAGGATTAGGatttagtatttaactatatagTGTTTGGACTTAAATCATAATGATTAGAGTTTACCCATAACATTGTGATCACAGTAAGAACGcgttgtgtttggttcgaagttggagtcggagtcggaatcggaatcggaattaaaataagctggaattggaatcggaatgactcattacttaATTCTGTTTGAtttatcacctgaatcggaatcggaataaatcattctcattgtcggtgtttggctcaggtggatataaaaagcataatcagattaatatactaacattatatttataatatattaatttaaatttaaattaaaaattaaatattaaaaatttacatcaaaattttgaaataatgtcaaaattttaaatctattttttttaaaaaaaattaaactttgaagttgagtggataattcaaaatataaaactaaattttgatttattcaaattcaaacttaaaattacaatttaaattttaatttgaattcataaatttaatttaagtttgaaataaaatttgaataaaactttatataaattaaaattttaatttaaattcaaattcataagttagattcgaaatacttgattaaattttattttttaatttaagtttaaattaaaatttaaaattatatatttatttttaaattttaactcatattttaattaaaaaagttgaaaaaataaatttaatccgaataaatatccaatccgtccggattcaactttcaattcGGCCTCCTagaccggattgaaaaaagaggtaaTAGGgaaattcccattccactcgggaatcggaatcggaatgggactcccgcgtaccaaacacccacaaacgaatttactcattccgattccgattccagggtgaaaaagaagcgaaccaaacacgtccTAACAGTATTGTAGGGTATCCGTACTGTGTCCCATGCATTATAATTTgtggaccaaaagtgtaatttagcttaAACTTAATTAGTTTGAAGTAGGTTGTTATATTAGGATTATGTACCAAAGgagtaattaattaagcaaattAATTACGAGCTGGTCCATTGGGGTTGGATCGCCTATTTGAACCTAACACACCAACCCAACatatttattattctattttaattCACAGGGACTTCACATCCATGGATTCAGTTTTTATTAGGTGCAACAAATAATGAGCCAATAAAACaatgttatttatatatcatTTCCACACatatctaaaattatttatattcatgcatatatatgtttCAATTAAAGCATTATCCTTATGTCCACCACTGTGTAATCTTATAAAATATCGTAAAtacctttcaaatttttaaaattttacaaatacctctctaaatataatatatcttttatAAATACCCTCGCCGTTATTTTTTGCTAACTTCCGTCAACctagcatttttttttcattttacttcAATGtatgaaattaccattttacccttaatttgttcactatttgtttaaaaatcaaacttttttcacaattattttttaatatttatgctaaaactatCAAGTATAGACCATTTAAGTAAATTCTTgaagtttttattattattattttttcaacataaacttcttagcttttaatttttttagggtAATACATATGGACTATATCCACATTGTGATTTTATCCTTagacttatttaattttatatactgTGAAAtgactaaaattattaaatttcacTGAATCATTAATGAATtagataaaatctctaatttaataataaaaatctgtcaattttaagaaaataaaatttaagaagactttaattaaaaagttaaatttagggGGCTATTTCACAATGGGTTGTAATTGAGGGGTTCTCCctatattcaaaaaattttgtgaGGGTGGTAATTAGAATAGAATagagggtaaaattggtattttgaaGCTAACATAACGGATTGCTACGGGTGAGAgcatttttgaaactttttcaTACTTTTAGAGGGCAAATATGaagttttagaattttaaagGGTATGCATGAAATTAGAGCTATTTGGAGGggttttgaataaaattttccaaACTTTTATTACAGAATAGGTTCATTTATTAATGTTTGATATTTAATTTCTCGTACGGAAtaagtactaaattaatacatatatttgggGCTTAACTACATAAATGCTActtacactttaaattatatctcATTTACtttctta
The nucleotide sequence above comes from Ananas comosus cultivar F153 linkage group 17, ASM154086v1, whole genome shotgun sequence. Encoded proteins:
- the LOC109722848 gene encoding uncharacterized protein LOC109722848 produces the protein MSGLSLAVAPRSHPEPPAAAASSGPGKRPQQQQQQQQAVMGGVMGSLRVIELQLVAFIMVFSASGLVPLIDLLFPALATLYVAVLSRLAFPAHRGAGSAESAGDEEIFRGRGWFRGYVVVGTTVGLFLPLAYVLGGFARGDDHAVRSATPHLFLLSCQILTENVVGGLGIFSPPVRALVPMLYTVRRVFVVIDWVHDVWINKALPATATATANLQDVGWMWFGRSLAVANLVYFSVNLLVFLIPQFLPRAFEMYFKQRDGAETVAKAAEDKQAAKDNVRASTEDAGRTGKDHAPASKPDHSKKTE